One genomic region from Nitrospirota bacterium encodes:
- a CDS encoding DUF3786 domain-containing protein yields MSSGEKQGWEILTKLNPEDVCKSAQAAYDNASSFYTLKSLGMDIHISPKEEKIFSHAPGSQVILQRLAYFSHLSILRYLTDAKDIPLSGELIKPVNLKGGQLFFRGTHVLPCNALAEKYGNNIEGFLAKGSELGGEQLKYGDASIRLFPLPGIPVVLILWRADDEFPARLDLLFDSTCEIQLPIDIIWSVAMMSLLIMM; encoded by the coding sequence ATGTCCTCCGGTGAAAAACAGGGCTGGGAAATCCTCACAAAACTCAATCCTGAAGATGTCTGCAAAAGTGCGCAGGCTGCTTACGATAATGCCTCTTCTTTTTATACCTTAAAATCATTGGGCATGGATATCCATATTTCTCCAAAGGAGGAAAAGATTTTCAGCCATGCCCCCGGAAGTCAGGTTATCCTGCAGAGGCTTGCATATTTTTCACACCTTTCAATCCTCAGATATCTGACAGACGCAAAAGACATCCCGCTGTCCGGAGAGTTGATAAAGCCCGTCAATCTGAAAGGCGGCCAGCTTTTTTTCAGAGGTACCCATGTCCTGCCCTGTAATGCGCTCGCTGAGAAATACGGGAATAACATTGAAGGATTTCTTGCAAAAGGCTCTGAACTTGGAGGGGAACAGCTCAAATACGGCGATGCGTCAATTAGACTTTTCCCGCTTCCTGGGATTCCGGTTGTGCTGATATTATGGAGAGCAGATGATGAATTCCCTGCACGCCTTGATTTGCTGTTTGATTCAACCTGCGAGATTCAACTGCCGATTGACATCATCTGGTCTGTTGCCATGATGAGCCTGCTGATAATGATGTAA